The DNA window CCACCCACCAGTATCGAGGCCAGCGACGCCACCTGCGCGTTGCTCATGCCCCAATAAAGCTTGGGATTGACCCGCACGAACTCCACGAGAAAGCGACCGAAACCGCTCAGTGCGAGGTAAAGCCCGGTAAGCCAGCCGACAGAACGCGATTTATTGCCGAGTCGCCAGAGCAGCCAGGCCAATGCCAGGGAGAATAGCAGTTCGTAGATCGGCGTGGGTTGCACCAGGTCCGGCGTCGGGACAAGCGCGTTCTTCGCCATATGGACGCCCCACGGAAGAGTCGTCTTGATGCCGTAATCACCGTCTCCCGAGGTCAGGCAGCCGATGCGTCCTACGCCGTAACCTACTGCAGCAGAGGGAGTTGCTAGATCGAGCATACGGACGCCCGCCCACCCGCCACGAAGCGTGTCGGGTCTCGCCACCGCGCCCTGCCACATCAGCACCGCGATGCCGGCGATCATACCTCCGAACCAAGCAAAGCCGGCGCGGAACCAAGTGAGAAACTCGCCGAGGATCTCCAGCGGATGGTTCCAGCCCGGTGCCTGCATGCGCTTGAAGGCCATCAGCATCGTCGGGACATCCTGCAGCTCGTGCCACGCCTTCGCCCCTAAAATTCCGCAGACCACGGCAAGAGCGACTACGTTCAGTGCGTCCGCGTCCACTCCGTTGCGGACAAAGTTCCGGTGCAACACAACCGTCGCTACTACGGCGGCAAGCCACAACAGGAGGCCAAAGGTGCCCGGCTGCCAGGGGCCAAGGATCAAGTGGCCCAGGTGAAATGGGCCGATCTGCGGTAAATAGGGGTACATATGCCTCGCTTCCTTCCAAGTATATCGCCATCGTTGCGGGTGGAATCACACCGGCTTGTAGCAGGCACTTTCCATAAAGGCACGGTTCGCGCTACCCTTTGCTTTATGTCCAACAGCACGC is part of the Granulicella aggregans genome and encodes:
- a CDS encoding prolipoprotein diacylglyceryl transferase, producing MYPYLPQIGPFHLGHLILGPWQPGTFGLLLWLAAVVATVVLHRNFVRNGVDADALNVVALAVVCGILGAKAWHELQDVPTMLMAFKRMQAPGWNHPLEILGEFLTWFRAGFAWFGGMIAGIAVLMWQGAVARPDTLRGGWAGVRMLDLATPSAAVGYGVGRIGCLTSGDGDYGIKTTLPWGVHMAKNALVPTPDLVQPTPIYELLFSLALAWLLWRLGNKSRSVGWLTGLYLALSGFGRFLVEFVRVNPKLYWGMSNAQVASLASILVGGLIMVLTKKKVPGPVLVDIEASASA